Proteins encoded by one window of Puntigrus tetrazona isolate hp1 chromosome 17, ASM1883169v1, whole genome shotgun sequence:
- the b3gnt2b gene encoding N-acetyllactosaminide beta-1,3-N-acetylglucosaminyltransferase 2, with translation MQGPRRKVKVMVMMTMVFIFIVVEVSRNAGKSDGNKNKQLVPTKRFWAKDLPSDAYWNRRQQHLNYINNRNLEKLNFTTDKLPDWLNDTISLDSCEPDFRVTTQVKDYNSLPDRFKDFLLYMRCRSYPIVMDQPNICKDPPFLLLAIKSLVPHFDRRQAIRESWGKAGLLANRTIITVFLLGNAATEDHFPDLSKMLLHESSIHGDILQWDYRDTFFNLTIKEVLFLEWLNTHCPGVNYIFKGDDDVFVNTLRIIDFLSNLSHAKGKELFVGDVITNAGPHRDKKVKYFIPESMFVGAYPAYAGGGGYLFSGQLVQKLHNVSRLVPLYPIDDVYTGMCLKKLGLAPEKHKGFRTFDIEEKYRDNACAYKSLMLVHPRSPQHMIKIWAWLNDPALNCQ, from the coding sequence ATGCAGGGACCTCGGAGGAAGGTGAAAGTCATGGTGATGATGACAATGGTGTTCATCTTCATCGTGGTGGAGGTCTCTCGCAATGCTGGGAAGAGCGacggaaataaaaataagcagctCGTTCCCACAAAGCGTTTCTGGGCAAAAGATCTCCCCAGTGACGCTTACTGGAATCGCCGGCAGCAACATCTGAACTATATCAACAATCGCAACCTAGAAAAACTCAACTTCACAACTGATAAACTTCCAGACTGGCTGAATGACACAATCAGTCTGGACTCCTGTGAGCCGGACTTCAGGGTGACCACCCAAGTAAAGGATTACAACTCTCTACCAGATCGCTTCAAGGACTTTCTGCTTTACATGCGATGCAGGTCCTATCCCATCGTGATGGATCAGCCGAACATCTGCAAAGACCCACCGTTCCTCCTCCTAGCTATTAAATCTTTAGTCCCGCATTTTGATCGACGTCAGGCCATCCGTGAGTCGTGGGGCAAAGCTGGCCTCCTCGCAAACAGAACAATCATTACAGTGTTTCTTCTTGGAAATGCAGCCACGGAGGACCACTTTCCTGATCTCTCAAAGATGCTTCTCCATGAGAGCTCCATACATGGAGATATCCTTCAATGGGACTACAGGGACACCTTCTTCAACCTCACCATCAAGGAAGTTCTTTTCCTGGAATGGCTAAACACCCACTGTCCTGGAGTCAATTACATCTTCAAGGGCGATGACGACGTTTTCGTTAACACTCTCCGTATTATAGACTTCCTTAGCAATCTTTCTCATGCTAAAGGCAAGGAACTGTTTGTAGGAGATGTGATTACTAATGCAGGTCCACACCGGGACAAAAAGGTCAAGTATTTTATCCCTGAAAGCATGTTTGTTGGAGCATACCCTGCTTATGCGGGTGGGGGTGGTTATTTGTTCTCGGGACAGCTGGTCCAGAAACTTCATAACGTCTCGAGGTTGGTGCCTCTCTACCCCATTGATGATGTCTACACAGGTATGTGCCTTAAGAAACTGGGCCTTGCTCCTGAGAAGCACAAAGGCTTCAGGACATTTGATATCGAGGAGAAATATCGCGATAATGCCTGTGCCTATAAAAGCCTGATGCTGGTCCATCCCAGAAGTCCTCAACATATGATTAAAATCTGGGCCTGGCTGAATGACCCAGCCTTGAACTGTCAATGA